GCGGTCGCGGCCAGCGGCACGACCTATTTGCGCAATGCCGCTTCCGAGCCGCATGTGCAGGACCTGGCGCATTTCCTCTGCAAGCTCGGCGCCACCATCGAGGGCATCGGCACCAACACCATGATCGTGCAGGGCGGCGCGTCGCTTGGCGGCACGACCTACGCGATCCAGCCCGACCATATCGAGGTGGGCTCGCTGATCGGACTTGCCGCGGTGACGCGCTCGCCGTTGCGCATCATGCGCGCCGGCGTCGAGCATCTGCGCTCGATCCGCATGGGCTTCGAGCGGCTCGGCATCGTCTGCGAGGTCAAGGGCGACGATCTGATCGTGCCGTCCGACCAGACCATGAAGATCAAGGACGATTTCGGCGGCCATGTGCCGAAGCTGGAGGACCAGCCCTGGCCGGCTTTCCCGGCCGACCTGATGTCGATCGCGATCGTCACCGCCACGCAATGCGATGGCGTGATCCTGATGTTCGAGAAGATGTTCGAATCGCGGATGTTCTTCGTCGACAAGCTGATCGCGATGGGCGGCCGCATCGTGCTGTGCGACCCGCATCGCGCGATTGTCGCAGGCCCCAGCCGCCTGCGCGGCGCGCCGATGACCTCGCCCGACATCCGCGCCGGCATGGCGATGCTGCTCGCAGCCGTGTGCGCCGAGGGCACCTCGACCATCAACAATGCCGACCAGATCGAACGCGGCTATGAGCGCATCGAGGAACGGCTCAACGCGCTCGGCGCCAGGATCACGCGCGTGCCGGAGCGGGGACGGTAGTCACTGGGCACACTCAAGCACGCATGCCGATCGCAGGCCGGATCGGCTTGGTTCGACCTGAGGCAGCGGAACCCGTTGACCTCTCCCACGCGCCAAACTTGGACAGCCTGTATGGTGCGAAATATTCAAGACGATGACGGATATCGACATGCAGCACGTGCCTCATCGCGGTTCCATGCCCGCTCCGATCCCGGGCTCCCTGAAGTTTGCTGGCGAGTGCTATCGATTGAGCAATGTTCCGCTGCAATATCATTAGTCCCGAACGACTGATGTGTTAGTTTCTGACAAATAAGTCAGTTTTGGTGCTGGCGCATCGTGGTAGCTTTCGCCGAGCGTGGCGTACCTAAGATCGCTGGACGAGGCCGGCAAAGAAAGCGGACAGCCCAGGAATATTCCATACCTTCCGGTGTTTCGTTGGCAGCGATCGGGCCCCACCGCCTGGACGGCGATGGGCAATGCGCGCGTTAGAGCGTTGGCCAATACGCTCTACGGAGTATCTCCAAACAACTATGTCCAATGCAACATAGCCTTGAAGGGGAGTGCAGCGATGAAGCACATGTTAGCCTCTCTCTCAATCGGCGCCTGCCTGCTGCTTTCGTCAGCGGGCATAGTGTTGGGCGCCGGTCCGCCTTCCAAACCTGCCCAAAATCCCACAACAGGACAGCACGGCTCCAATCACGGCTTTAGCTGCACCAATACGGGTGCAGGTATCAACACGCCGGGGGCTGCTGTTACAGCGGCCGGGTCGCCGTTCAATCCAAGTGGGCAGGCAGGCAACGTCTACGCCGGAAATCCGGGCACAGCATCGGCAGCGAACGCAAATTCGACGGCCGCGGTTTCCCAGTACGACGTCGCTTGCTCGCACATGCCGTAGCCTTGGAGAGCGCGGGGCTTGATTACGCCCACCGAGAGTGACGCCACGCTACAAAGCGTAGTCAATGCTCCGTGCAGGGGTACGAGAGGGGGTGACACCCCATGCGATTCGCTGCGACGGCCATTCTGCTGAGCACGCTGGCCGCGGTTCTTGGCTACACATACAGCCAGGGAAGTTCTCCCGGGGCCTTCCTCACCGCCCCGGTCGAACGCGGCAGCATCTCGACTTCGGTGAAGGCCAGCGGCACCGTCGAGGCGGTCGTAAGCGTCGATGTCAGTTCACAACTGTCAGGGCGAATCGCGGAAGTGTTCGTTAATTTCAACGAAACCGTAGCGGCTGGGCAGCCGATTGCGCAAATCGACCAGGAGATCTTTGCTGCCCGCGTCAAGGAAGCGAGAGCGGCCCTGAGAGTGGCGAGAGCGACTGCCCAGGTGCAAAAGGCAGCGCTGGAGCGGGCGAAGGTCGCGGTCGCGAATGCGCAGACGGCCAAAAAACTGGCGGAGGAGCAATCGGCTGCGAACAAGGCCCGGCAGGATGAGGTCGAGAGGGATTTCCTGCGAAAGGTGGCATTGGCGCGTACCGGAGCCGGAACCGAGCGCGACGTAACCCAGATGCGAGCCCTGCGCGATGCGGGAGCTGCCGACCTGCGCGCCTCTCTGGACCAGATCCAGATGAAGACCGAGGCCATTGCGATCGCGGAAGCAGAACGGCTAATGGCCGAGGCCAATCTCGAGAATGCACAAGCTGTTGTCGAGCAGAGGCAGGCGGCTCTCGAT
This genomic interval from Bradyrhizobium sp. NP1 contains the following:
- the murA gene encoding UDP-N-acetylglucosamine 1-carboxyvinyltransferase, which produces MTEQKASRALRAPIQYIVEGGHRLGGAIEPSGNKNSALPIIAAALLTDQPVTLENVPRIRDTETLVELARSVGAAAEWRGRNTLHIHAKEIRAADLDPDLCARIRASILLAGPLLARCGEVALPPPGGDVIGRRRLDTHFLAFEQLGATVTATDRLEFRCTKLTGVDVFLDEPSVTATENALIAAVAASGTTYLRNAASEPHVQDLAHFLCKLGATIEGIGTNTMIVQGGASLGGTTYAIQPDHIEVGSLIGLAAVTRSPLRIMRAGVEHLRSIRMGFERLGIVCEVKGDDLIVPSDQTMKIKDDFGGHVPKLEDQPWPAFPADLMSIAIVTATQCDGVILMFEKMFESRMFFVDKLIAMGGRIVLCDPHRAIVAGPSRLRGAPMTSPDIRAGMAMLLAAVCAEGTSTINNADQIERGYERIEERLNALGARITRVPERGR
- a CDS encoding efflux RND transporter periplasmic adaptor subunit yields the protein MRFAATAILLSTLAAVLGYTYSQGSSPGAFLTAPVERGSISTSVKASGTVEAVVSVDVSSQLSGRIAEVFVNFNETVAAGQPIAQIDQEIFAARVKEARAALRVARATAQVQKAALERAKVAVANAQTAKKLAEEQSAANKARQDEVERDFLRKVALARTGAGTERDVTQMRALRDAGAADLRASLDQIQMKTEAIAIAEAERLMAEANLENAQAVVEQRQAALDQAEVDLDRTVLRAPIDGIIIKRDVNPGQTVAVSLEAKTLFKIANDLREMEVHGKIDEADVGQLKVGQMARFTVDAYPDRIFSGRVLQIRKSPEVVQNVVTYTTIVSAPNPDLLLLPGMTAQLRILVSDTGGILKIPTQALRFRPGDSGPAAGNQSASQADSSKPSTTVWLVGDGGRPRSVAVRLGVSDDNSTELLEGALAEGEPLIVGIANSQEQRGYFGVRLGF